The Solanum lycopersicum chromosome 6, SLM_r2.1 genome has a window encoding:
- the LOC138349077 gene encoding uncharacterized protein, producing the protein MTYVDVDIDIDIYIGVYIDIDINIDVHINAHIYIDVDIDVHIYVEVSIEVHIDIYFDVNIHIDVNVQTHVHVKFHIHDYVNIYVDVDVDVHIHVHIHIDDADVDVIFDVHIDVQLDIDVYDYVYLYVDVDVDIHIDFDVDVHIDIDVDVHTNVYFDTQAEVYIYIDIQVHIHFEFQVGFQVYIDVHVHVDIDVDVDVDVKVYVDVDIYVDIDIHFDIDVSNDPRIPPRR; encoded by the exons TtatgttgacgttgacattgacattgacatttacATTGGCGTatacattgacattgacattaacattgacgttcacattaatgctcacatttacattgacgttgacattgacgttcacatttatGTTGAAGTTTCTATTGAagttcacattgacatttacTTCGACGTTaacattcacattgacgttaACGTTCAAACTCACGTTCACGTTAAATTTCACATTCATGATTATGTTAACATTTATGTTGACGTAGACGTTGACGTTCATATTCATgttcacattcacattgacg ACGCTGATGTTGACGTTATCtttgacgttcacattgacgttcaaCTTGACATTGACGTTTATGATTACGTTTACCTTTAcgttgacgttgatgttgatattcacattgattttgatgttgacgttcacattgacattgacgttgacgttCACACTAATGTTTACTTTGACACTCAAGCTGAAGTTTATATTTACATTGACATTCAAGTTCACATTCACTTTGAATTTCAAGTTGGCTTTCAAgtttacattgacgttcatgttcacgttgatattgatgttgatgttgac GTTGATGTTAAGGTTTACGTTGACGTTGACATTtacgttgacattgacattcactTTGACATTGATGTTAGTAATGACCCGAGAATACCCCCAAGACGTTAG